The region TATAAGGTGGTATAGCACCTCATCGTCATCCAACTTTTATGTTTAGAGGCCGTTTTGAACATATTATCGACCCCAAGGGTCGTACGTCTATCCCGTCTAAGTGGCGCGAGCAGCTTGTTGCTACTTACGATGAGCGGCTCATCATTACCAATTTTGATGG is a window of bacterium DNA encoding:
- a CDS encoding cell division/cell wall cluster transcriptional repressor MraZ, with protein sequence MFRGRFEHIIDPKGRTSIPSKWREQLVATYDERLIITNFDG